A region from the Aphis gossypii isolate Hap1 chromosome 1, ASM2018417v2, whole genome shotgun sequence genome encodes:
- the LOC114123853 gene encoding protein disulfide-isomerase A6 homolog, producing MTPLWCVLLVALANSAAAIYPSNSDVIELTDDNFNQVLQSVEIWVVEFYAPWCGHCQRLVPEYSKAAKALKGIVKVAAIDADKYPSFAGRYGVQGFPTVKIFVDKNKPQDFNGDRTAVGITDEVIKAIKNSISANLQGVPYGSSKSSKKSSSGDDVVELTDSNFDKLVLNSDDIWLVEFFAPWCGHCKNLAPHWAAAASELKGKVKLGALDATVHSSKAQEFNIRGYPTIKFFPSGTSSSSGAEEYTGGRTSSDIVSWAMQKHQENVPPPDIIEIVNEDTFKAGCSEHALCVVSVLPHILDCQASCRNEYLNTLRSLGDKFKQKLWGWLWAEAGKQPELESTLEIGGFGYPALAVLNVKKMKYSILRGSFSEDGIKEFLRDLSYGRGTTAPVKGAALPEIQATEPWDGKDGELPTADDIDLSDVDLDDIPKEEL from the exons ATGACTCCGCTGTGGT GCGTACTGTTGGTGGCTCTCGCCAATTCCGCGGCGGCTATATATCCGTCCAACTCTGACGTCATCGAACTCACCGATGACAATTTCAATCAGGTGCTCCAGAGCGTCGAAATATGGGTGGTCGAGTTCTACGCCCCGTGGTGTGGACACTGCCAGAGACTTGTGCCCGAATACTCGAAAGCCGCCAAAGCCCTGAAG GGTATCGTCAAAGTGGCTGCCATAGACGCTGATAAGTATCCGTCTTTTGCAGGCCGTTATGGCGTACAAGGTTTCCCTactgtcaaaatatttgttgacaAAAACAAACCTCAAGACTTCAATGGAGACCGTACAGCCGTCGGTATTACCGATGAGGTTATCAAAGCCATTAAGAACTCCATTAGTGCTAACCTTCAAGGTGTACCTTATGGATCATCTAAATCTTCTAAAAAATCATCATCTGGTGATGACGTCGTTGAACTGACTGATTCAAATTTCGATAAACTTGTATTGAATTCTGATGATATTTGGTTGGTTGAATTCTTTGCTCCATGGTGTGgacattgtaaaaatttggCTCCTCATTGGGCAGCTGCTGCTTCAGAACTTAAAGGAAAA GTTAAACTTGGAGCATTAGATGCTACTGTACACTCTTCAAAAGCTCAAGAATTCAACATTCGTGGATATCCCACAATTAAATTCTTCCCATCAGGTACATCCAGTTCAAGCGGAGCTGAAGAATATACTGGTGGAAGAACGTCTTCAGACATTGTTAGCTGGGCAATGCAGAAACATCAAGAGAATGTACCACCACCAGATATTATTGAA ATTGTAAATGAAGATACATTCAAAGCTGGGTGCTCAGAGCATGCTCTATGTGTAGTCTCTGTACTACCCCATATTTTAGATTGCCAAGCCAGCTGTCGTAATGAGTACCTGAACACATTACGCTCATTAGGagataaattcaaacaaaaactttgggg atGGCTGTGGGCCGAAGCAGGCAAACAACCAGAATTGGAGTCAACACTAGAAATCGGTGGTTTTGGATATCCCGCTTTGGCTGTGctgaatgttaaaaaaatgaagtacTCAATTTTAAGAGGCTCATTTTCAGAGGATGGAATTAAGGAATTTTTAAG AGATCTGTCTTATGGTCGTGGTACAACTGCCCCAGTCAAAGGTGCTGCATTACCAGAAATTCAAGCAACTGAACCCTGGGACGGTAAAGATGGTGAATTACCAACTGCTGATGACATTGATTTATCTGATGTCGACTTAGATGATATTCCTAAAGAAGAATTATAA